TCCCCTACGTGAGCGTCCTCACGAACCCGACCACGGGCGGGGTGACGGCGTCGTATGCGATGCTGGGGGATGTGATTCTCGCGGAACCCGGCGCCCTCGTCGGCTTCGCCGGCCCGCGAGTCATCAAGGAAACGATCCGGCAGGACCTTCCGGAGGGTTTCCAGACGGCGGAGTTTCTGGAGGAGCACGGGATGATCGACCGCATCGTCCCGCGGTCGGAGATGCGCGACGCCCTCGCGTGCCTCCTGGATCACATGTGCTGATCGCGGGCGGGGATGCCCTCGCGGCCCTGTTCGATCCCCGTCCGGTCACCACGATCCGCTGGGGTCTCGACAGAATCGAAGCGCTCCTCGCGGAGCTGGGCCGGCCGGAACGGACCTTCAACGCCCTCCATATCGCGGGCACGAACGGCAAGGGGTCGACCGCGTGCTTCGCGGCGTCGATGCTCGAAGACGGCGGCACGCGCACGGGCCTCTATACCTCGCCGCACCTCGAGGACGTTCGGGAACGTTTTCTGATCGATGGGGCCTGGGTGGAGGAGTCGGCGCTTCAGTCCGCCGCCGCCCGCGTGCTCGACTGCGAGACGGCCGAACATTGTACGTACTTCGAGTTGGCCACCGCGCTCGCCTTCACCTGCTTCGCGGAGTGCGGGGTGGAGGTGGCGGTCGTCGAAACCGGTCTCGGCGGCCGGCTCGACGCGACGAACGTGCTCCGTCCCGCCGGGACGGCGATCACCCCGATCAGCCTCGACCACACGGAGTGGCTTGGGGGATCTCCCGAGTCGATCGCGAAGGAAAAAGGGGGGATCTTCAAGCCGGGCGCGCCGGCCTGCCTGGGTCGCATCGATCCGCTTCCGCTCGCGGTGCTCGAGCGGGCCGCGCGCCGCGTCGGATCACCGGTTGCGCGCCTCGGAAGGGAGGCGGAGGTGTCGGATGTCGAGGTGCGGACCGATCCTCCGGAAACGCGCTTCCGATATGTGTCGGGGTCGCGTCCCGACGGCTTGCGGCTCGCCACCGGCCTGCCCGGCCGGCACCAGGCGGACAACGCGGCTCTCGCCCTCCTGCTGCTGGACGGCTCGGGCCTTCCGCCGGACGAAGACTCCGCGCGCCGCGGGATCGCACGCGCGCGCCTGGCCGGCCGCTTCGAGATCCGGCCTTCGCGCGGCGGACGCCCGGGCTGCGTGTTCGATATCGCGCACAATCCGGCGGCCATCGCGGCGCTCTGCGAAACGGTGGCGGCGCTGTCCGCGGCGCGCCCGCTCATCGCTGTGGTCGGAATGCTGGCCGACAAGGATTGGAAGAAGATGTTGGCCCGCCTCGCGCTTGACAGCGACGCTATGATTCTGACGCGGTCCGCCGCCCCCGCGGAGAGGCGGTGGGACCCGTCCCGGGCGCAGGAGTGGCTGTCGCGTGAACGGGGTCTTGAATCGATCGTGTGCCGGAACGTGGCCGAGGCGGTCTCGCGAGGGCTGACGCTCGCCGGAGCCGGAACGCTCCTGGTCACGGGGTCCGCAACCACCGTGGGCGAGGCCCGGGCACTGCCGGAACTCGCCGGCGTACGGACAGGAGACTGAAGATGCTGTACGATCCCAGACTGGTACAACCGATGAGGGACGAACTCACCCGCCTCGGCGTGCGTGAGCTTCGGACCTCCGATGAAGTGGACGAAGTCCTCGGCGCCGACGGGGAGACGCTCGTCGTCGTGAACTCCGTCTGCGGCTGCGCGGCGCGCAATGCGCGACCCGCCGTGGCGATGGCCATGAGCCACGGAGAGCAGCCCGACCGCGTCGTCACGGTGTTCGCGGGACAGGATGTGGAAGCGACGGCGCGCGCGCGGCAGTATTTCGTCGGCGTCCGACCCTCGTCCCCGGCTCTCGCGCTGCTCTCCAACGGGGAGCTGCAGTTCATGCTCGAGCGCCACCAGATCGAGGGCCGCGAGGCGCACGACATCGCGGCCGACCTCACAAAGGCGTACGACCGATACTGCGCGACGAGCTAGCCCAGCGGGGTTTGTGCCACGGGTTGCCTCAGCTTCCGGGGCCGTGACCTCCGGGGAGATCCGCGGCCTGCCCGGTTTTCGAGATTTCTTTCCGGAGGAACTCGCCCTCCGCCGA
The sequence above is a segment of the Candidatus Palauibacter polyketidifaciens genome. Coding sequences within it:
- a CDS encoding folylpolyglutamate synthase/dihydrofolate synthase family protein, with amino-acid sequence MLIAGGDALAALFDPRPVTTIRWGLDRIEALLAELGRPERTFNALHIAGTNGKGSTACFAASMLEDGGTRTGLYTSPHLEDVRERFLIDGAWVEESALQSAAARVLDCETAEHCTYFELATALAFTCFAECGVEVAVVETGLGGRLDATNVLRPAGTAITPISLDHTEWLGGSPESIAKEKGGIFKPGAPACLGRIDPLPLAVLERAARRVGSPVARLGREAEVSDVEVRTDPPETRFRYVSGSRPDGLRLATGLPGRHQADNAALALLLLDGSGLPPDEDSARRGIARARLAGRFEIRPSRGGRPGCVFDIAHNPAAIAALCETVAALSAARPLIAVVGMLADKDWKKMLARLALDSDAMILTRSAAPAERRWDPSRAQEWLSRERGLESIVCRNVAEAVSRGLTLAGAGTLLVTGSATTVGEARALPELAGVRTGD
- a CDS encoding BrxA/BrxB family bacilliredoxin encodes the protein MLYDPRLVQPMRDELTRLGVRELRTSDEVDEVLGADGETLVVVNSVCGCAARNARPAVAMAMSHGEQPDRVVTVFAGQDVEATARARQYFVGVRPSSPALALLSNGELQFMLERHQIEGREAHDIAADLTKAYDRYCATS